The Arachis duranensis cultivar V14167 chromosome 2, aradu.V14167.gnm2.J7QH, whole genome shotgun sequence genome has a window encoding:
- the LOC107473381 gene encoding uncharacterized protein LOC107473381, protein MNIDFFKRDIDELIGEFTQNESTTLADMKRVWLSKKFSYIYESSPASNLAFFMQSLYAQCISYMCGTASLSQRLGGLYCLYCLYETQPFKPPFKVYLSLGEVKKLRTLVVDAKANDIKVVPTLVKRMLGRNMFLFGAVDLTEDSVRETVNELQQLQNARIKLAYEKLFHSTPIDNYVHMDLGMEVDLGKLQKMSSEYAQAKNVAIAEASNVLDVTNIKHLSEDKELIGDVVKKITDDWNEQKENFYKQTGCGEDEMDDQELQQLLLDDNEDNED, encoded by the exons ATGAATATTGATTTTTTCAAGCGTGACATTGATGAACTAATTGGTGAATTCACTCAG AATGAGTCAACTACTTTGGCTGATATGAAGAGAGTATGGCTTTCTAAGAAGTTCTCCTACATTTATGAATCTAGTCCTGCTAGCAACCTTGCCTTCTTCATGCAATCTCTGTATGCTCAATGTATAA GTTACATGTGTGGTACTGCTTCTTTATCACAAAGATTGGGCGGCCTTTATTGCCTCTACTGTCTTTATGAGACTCAACCATTTAAACCTCCTTTCAAAGTCTATCTATCCCTTG GAGAGGTAAAGAAACTCAGAACCCTTGTGGTGGATGCAAAAGCAAACGATATTAAAGTGGTACCAACTTTGGTAAAAAGAATGTTGGGTAGAAACATGTTCCTTTTTGGTGCTGTTGACTTAACGGAGGATTCCGTCAGAGAGACAGTTAACGAACTACAACAATTGCAGAATGCTCGTATCAAACTTGCATATGAAAA ATTATTTCATAGCACACCAATTGACAACTATGTTCACATGGACCTT GGCATGGAAGTTGACCTTGGAAAGCTGCAGAAAATGTCATCCGAATATGCCCAGGCCAAGAATGTAGCCATTGCAG AAGCAAGTAATGTTTTAGATGTTACAAACATAAAGCACCTATCAGAAGATAAGGAACTCATAGGAGATGTTGTGAAAAAGATCACTGACGACTGGAACGaacagaaagaaaatttttataaacaaactGGATGCGGAGAGGATGAAATGGATGACCAGGAGCTGCAACAACTACTTCTGGACGACAACGAGGATAATGAAGATTGA